Below is a genomic region from Staphylococcus carnosus.
GGTAAAAGTAACTGAGAGAAAGAAAATGTTATTTTTCAGTAATGCAGTGAATTTATTGGGGTTAGTTTAATGAAAAGCGACTGGGGATCCGCAATCTATAAAATCGATACAAACGTATATCGAAATTATATGAATTGCAGTCTCAGTCTTTTTATTTTGCTGAAAACTGAATGATACTGTCAAATCTCTCTAGTTGCTTATCTTGTATAAGTGAATGGAGGATAGGTAAAATGAGTAATCAAAATGAGTTGAAACGTAATCTCGGATTCTTCTCAGCCATTTCCATCGTAATGGGAACGGTCATCGGAGCAGGTGTGTTCTTCAAAGTATCAAGTGTAGTTGAAGTAACCGGTTCTACAAGTATGGCTATGTTTGTTTGGTTATTAGGCGGACTTGTCACTATCTGTGCAGGTTTAACTGCTGCTGAACTTGCAGCAGCAATCCCTGAAACAGGTGGTTTAATCACATATATTGAATATACGTATGGTAGTTTTTGGGGTTACCTTTCAGGTTGGGCACAAGCATTTATTTACTTCCCAGCCAATATTGCTGCCTTAGCAATTGTATTTGCAACACAGTTAATTAATTTATTCCATCTGAAAGCAGGATGGATTGTTCCAATAGCAATATTAACAGCGCTCTCTATTTATTTTATTAACTGCTTAGGATCTAAAGCAGGCGGAATGCTGCAATCCATTACATTGGTCATCAAATTGATACCTATTATTTTGATTGTGGTTGTCGGTTTATTCCAAGATAGTAACGTAGATTTCTCACTACTTCCACTTCAAGCAGGTGAGCATCAAGGTTTCTTCACTGCTTTAGGTGCAGGTTTACTTGCGACAATGTTCGCATATGATGGTTGGATGCACGTTGGTACAATTGCAGGAGAATTAAAAAATCCTAAACGAGATTTACCAGGTGCAATTACAATCGGTTTAGGTGCTGTCATGGTTGTTTATTTATTAATCAATGCAGCATTCTTAATGACATTGCCGATCTCAGAAATTAGCGGTAATTTAAATGCAGCGAGTGAAGCATCAGTAAGAATCTTCGGCGATGGCGGAGGTAAAATTGTAACGATTGGTATTATGGTATCGGTATATGGTGCACTAAATGGTTATTTAATGACAGGAATGCGTGTGCCATATGCAATGGCTGAACGTAATCGTTTGCCATTCCGTAACTTCTTCTTAAAATTAACACCAGGACAAGCACCATGGGCTGCTGGTCTTGTACAACAAATCATCGCCTATATTATGATGTCATTAGGTGCATTCGATACAATTACAAACATGTTAGTATTTGTCATTTGGACATTCTACTCAATGTCATTCTTAGCAGTAATGATTTTACGTAAAAGAGAACCGGACATGGAACGACCTTACAAAGTACCTTTATACCCAGTCATTCCGCTGATTGCTTTGGTTGCTGGTATTTTCGTACTTATCAATACACTATTTACGCAAACATTGCTTGCTGTGATAGGTATTATTATTACATTACTAGGTATCCCGATTTACTTTTACAAAAAGAAACAAGAAGAACGTGAAGGTATAAAATAAATCTTATAGAGTCGGAAACTCTCCGGCTCTTCTTTTATAGTTAAATTGTCTAAAAATTCCAAATTCAACCTAGACCAAAAATGAGATTCTAGCGTACAATAAGAAATATATACTCGGTATGGTATATACCGAAATCTTATATAAGGAGCAGGTACATATGAAAGTAGCAGTAGCTGGTGCCGGAGCCATGGGCGGACGTGTCGGTACTCAAATACAACAAGCAGGGTATGACGTAACTTTTATTGATTACTGGGAAGAGCATGTGGAAGCTGTAAAAGAAAAAGGGTTTGAAATTCAAACTGAAAACGAAACTTATAATGTCTCTGCGACAATGATTTATCCAAGTGATGTAACAGGGCCTTTTGATTTAGTCATCATTTTAACCAAAGCAATGCGCTCAGAGGAAATGCTTCGCGATTTGAAACAATATGGTGCTATCAATGAAAACACTTCTGTTTTAACGTTGATGAATGGATTAGGACATGATGAGCGTTTTGTTAAAATTATTCCAGAAGAACAAGTATATCTAGCAGTGACAGTTTGGACGGCAGGTCTTAGAGGACCTGGACAATTGTTATTAGAGGGCACAGGTGCAATTGAATTCCAACGTGTAGATGGCAAAGTAACAGAAAGAACTTATGAAATACAAAAGGTATTTGAAGAAGCAGGATTAAACGCGACAATAAGTGATAACGTTATGGTTTCAGTATGGAATAAAGCGGCACTAAACAGCGTTATCAATCCTTTATGTACAATTTTAGATAAAACAATTGCGGAATTTGCCGAATATGATCAAGCGCATGAAATGATTGTTCCGATCATAGAAGAAATTGTGGACGTAGGTACTGCAAGAGGTGTGGACTTAAACTTCGATACAATTGTGAATAAAATTGAAAGCACTTATCCAGTAGAAGCACAAGGATTACATCATCCATCAATGCATCAAGATTTATATTCAGGTCGTTTAACTGAAGTTGATTATCTGAATGGTCAAATCGAAGCATATGGTAAAGAACTGAAAATACCTACACCGAATAATACATTGTTAAAACATTTAGTCCACCAGTTAGAATTAAAATTTGCTCAAGAATAATGTGTTGGTTTGTTAAGCGCTGTTTAAAGCATAGGTATTATAGGTAAATAATTCACAAGCACATTATATGACGTAGTTATAATGATGTGTGATAATAATAATTAGAAATGTAAACGTTTTACTTTTGACAGCTTTTAAGAAAAATTAGTAGTTGAGAGGTTGCAACAACATGATAACGCTCTCTCATATAAATCAACAAACTTAAGGAGGAAATTTAAACATGAGTGTAAATGCAAGAGATTATATCCAAGATAGTTATGATTTATTTATTAATGGTGAGTTTGTTCCAAGTGATTCTGGAGAAACACTTGAAGTTACAAACCCTGCAAATGGTGAAGTATTAACTAAAGTTGCTAAAGCAGGAGATAAAGATGTAGATAAAGCAGTTAAAGCTGCACAAACTGCATTTAACAGCTGGGGTAAAACGCCGAAAGAAGAACGTGTGAAATTACTTCGTAAAATCGGCGACAAAATATTGGAACAAAAAGATCGTTTAGCGATGATTGAAACTTTAAACAACGGTAAACCAATCCGTGAAACTTCAACTATTGATGTTCCGCTTGCAGCACGTCATTTTGAATATTTTGCAAGTGTCATTGATACTGATGAAGGTACGGTTAATGATATGAGCGAAGACATCATGAGTATTGTTCGACATGAACCTATTGGTGTAGTAGGTGCTGTAGTAGCATGGAACTTCCCATTATTATTAGCTTCATGGAAATTAGCACCAGCATTAGCTGCTGGTAATACAGTTGTAATTCAACCATCATCTTCTACACCATTAAGCTTAATTGAAGTAGCTAAAATTTTCCAAGAAGTATTACCGGATGGTGTAGTTAATATCTTAACAGGTAAAGGTTCTGAATCAGGTAATGCTATCTTCAATCATGAAGATGTTTCTAAATTATCATTCACTGGTTCAACAGATGTAGGTTATCAAGTTGCAGAAGCTGCAGCAAAACGTATTGTACCTGCAACATTAGAACTTGGCGGAAAATCAGCTAATATTATTTTAGATGATGCCAACTTAGATGTAGCTGTTGAAGGTATCCAATTAGGTATCTTATTCAACCAAGGTGAAGTCTGCAGTGCCGGATCAAGATTACTTGTTCAAGAAGGTATTTATGATGAATTGATGAAACGCTTGAAAGATGTCTTCAGTCATTTGAAAGTCGGAGATCCTACAGATGAAAATGTACAAATGGGTTCTCAAACTGGGGAAGCACAAATGGAAAAAATTCAAGGTTATTTAGACTTTGCCAAAGATTCAGGTGCTGAAATCGTTACAGGCGGTCATCGTATTACTGACGGTGAATTAAGCAAAGGCTATTTCTTCCAACCTACAATTATTGCTGTAGAAAACAATGACAATAAATTAGCGCAAGAAGAAATCTTCGGACCTGTGTTAACAGTTATCAAAGTGAGAGATGACGATGAAGCTGTACGTATTGCAAATGATTCTGAATATGGCTTAGCTGGCGGTGTATTCTCTCAAAACATCAACCGTGCTTTAAATATTGCACGTAATGTACAAACTGGTCGTGTTTGGGTAAACACTTATAATCAAGTACCAGAAGGTGCACCATTCGGCGGTTATAAAAAATCTGGTATCGGCAGAGAAACTTATAAAGCTGCATTGAAAAATTATCAACAAGTTAAAAACATCTATATTGATACAAGTAATAAACCAAAAGGTTTATATGAATCAGGACAAAGTGATGTTCTAGATCATGATGATCATAAATTTTAATTTTTGAATAAATGAAAACCCGTTCTCTCAAGTTGAATTTGAGTTAGAGCGGGTTTTTTTCTTTTTATAAGTCTTCTGTAAAATTATATTGTGTGTAAACTTTAAATTAATTAAATATAAAAAATATAATTTGTAATGTTTTAGACAATTCTCTTTGGGATATACTATTTCTGAACATGTTATAGAAAAAATTGCTATCGTGTCTATACAATTTGATTTTGTAGAAGGAGAATTTCAGTATCGACAGTATATTTAAAAAGTGATTAGTGCATTCGACAGCTATCTTTCTATATATAAATCAAAAACTAAAAGGAGGAAATTGAAGCATGAGTGTAAATGCAAGAGATTATATCCAAGATAGTTATGATTTATTTATTAATGGTGAGTTTGTACCGAGCGAATCAGGTGAAACATTAGAAGTAACAAATCCATCAAACGGAGAAGTATTAACAAAAATAGCAAGAGCAACTGAAAAAGATGTAGATAAAGCAGTTGAAGCAGCACAGACAGCTTTTGAGAGTTGGAGTAAAACACCAAAAGAAGAACGCGTACGTATGTTGCGTGAAATTGGTGATAAATTATTAGAACGTAAAGACCATTTTGCGATGGTGGAAACATTAGATAATGGTAAAGCAATTCGTGAAACTTCAACAACTGATATTCCGCTTGCAGCACGTCATTATCAATACTTTGCAAGCTTTATAGATACAGATGAAGGTACTGTGAATGACATGAGTGAGGATATCATGAGTATTATCCCTCACGAAGCAGTAGGGGTTGTAGGTGCAGTAGTTGCTTGGAACTTCCCAATGTTATTAGCTACTTGGAAAGTAGCACCCGCTTTAGCTGCTGGTGATACAGTAGTACTTCAACTATCATCATCAACTCCATTAAGTATGATTGAAATGGCTAAAATCTTCCAAGAAGTATTGCCAGATGGCGTAGTAAACGTTGTTACAGGTAAAGGTTCTGAATCAGGAAATGCTATTTTCAATCATGAAGGCGTAGATAAATTATCATTCACTGGTTCTACTGATGTAGGTTACAAAGTTGCAGAAGCTGCAGCAAAACGCATTGTACCTGCTACTTTAGAACTTGGTGGTAAATCAGCTAATATAATTTTAGATGATGCCAACTTAGATTTAGCTATAGAAGGTATCCAATTAGGTATCTTATTCAACCAAGGTGAAGTCTGCAGTGCAGGCTCAAGATTAGTTGTTCAAGAAGATATTTACGATGAACTGATTCCACGTCTGAAAGATGCATTTGAAAGTGTTAAAGTTGGGGATCCTACAGATGAAAATACACAAATGGGTTCTCAAACAGGACAAGCACAAATTGATAAAATTCAAAGTTATATAGATTATGCTAAAGAATCAGGCGCTGAAATTTTAACAGGTGGCCATCGTCTTACTGAAGGCGATTTAAGTAAAGGTCATTTCTTTGAACCTACACTTATTGCTGTTGATAGCAGCGATGACAAATTAGCACAAGAAGAAATTTTCGGACCTGTATTAACAATAATTAAAGTCAAAGATGATGATGAAGCTATTAAAGTTGCTAACAACTCTGATTATGGTTTAGCTGGTGGTGTATTCACAGAAAATATCAACCGCGCACTTACTATTGCTCGTGCAGTAAGAACTGGACGTATGTGGGTCAACACTTATGATCAAGTACCAGAAGGCGCACCATTCGGCGGGTATAAAAAATCAGGTATCGGCAGAGAAACTTATAAAGGCGCTTTAAGAAACTATCAACAAGTTAAAAATATCTTTATTGATACTAGCAATAAAACTAAAGGATTATATGATACACAATAAATTTTTGGTAGCGAATAACGTAGGAATTTATTAAATCCTCGCTCCTTCAGAAACGTTGTAGTGCACCCCTAAAGTTGAACCCAAAAAATTCAACATTAGGGGTGCAGTACATGTTCTGAGTTAGAGCGAGGATTTTTATGTTTTTATCTACAATTAATACTCTAAAAATGTTTCGCTCTACGAATAAATTGCAATGAAGTAGTGCTTGAAGTTTACATTCACTTTAACACCTGAAGGAAATGTTAAATTAGTATGTTAATAAAGAAAGTAATATTTCGGGAATATTTAGATTTTGTAAATCAACCTATAATTATTAGGATTTCTTAAAAATTAATTTTATAATGATGGCCAGTCGACTTATATGGAAATTAGGATAAGTGAAAATATTTTACAAATGTAAAATCGGGTATACATGAAACAAGAACTTGTATATTTCATATAAATTCTCAACTTTTAAAAAGGATGGAGTAATAAAATGAGTAAAGTAAGAATGCTAATCCCATGTTTTAATGAAGAAGATGTCATTAATTATACTTATAAAGAATTAACGAAAGTTTTAGCTAGAGACTCTGAACTCCATCATTACGACTATGACTTGTTATTTATTGATGACGGTAGCAAGGATAGAACGATAGATATTATCAAGGATTACAGTCAACAAGATGAGAAGGTAAAGTATATATCTTTCAGCCGTAATTTTGGTAAAGAAGCGGCAATGTTTGCGGGTTTAGAAAATAGCCAAGATGTGGATGCCGTTATAATTTTAGATGGTGATTTACAACATCCTCCTGAACTTATTCCGCAGATGATTAAGAAATATTTAGAAGATGGAACAGACCAAGTCATTGCCAAACGTAATCGTGATGGAGAAAAAGCCTCACGAAAATTGATGACTAAATGTTATTACAAATTAGTCAATCGTTTTGTTGATGTGCCGATTGAAGATGGTGTCGGAGATTTTAGATTATTAAGCCAACGTGTTGTGCGTTCTCTAGCTGAACTGGATGAAGCACAACGTTTTTCTAAAGGTCTTTTTTCGTGGGTAGGATATCCTACTGAAACTATTGAATACAAGAATCAAGAGCGTGTAGCTGGAGATTCAAAATGGTATTTCTTTAAGCTGTTAGATTATGGTGTCGATGGTGTGATTTCATTTAATAACAAACCACTGCGCACAATTATGTATTTCGGTATGGGAATTTTTGGTATCAGTATTCTCTACCTTCTAGTGAACTTTATTTTGATTCTTATAAATGGCGTAGATTCTCCAGGTTATTTTACAACTATTTTTGCAGTGCTTTTCTTAGGAAGTATTCAATTAATTTCTATTGGTATTATAGGCGAATATATTGGACGTATTTACTATGAAGTCAAAAATCGACCTAAGTATTTAAAACAAGACACAAACTTGAATGATGAGAAAGGCAGACAAAATGTAGCGAGTATTCAATCTACAAATCGAGATTATAGAGATAATCATAAAGTTGAACCTTTACATCATGCAATGTCTAAGCCTAAAGATTATGTTCCTTATCAAGCGAATCGAGATGATCGCGAAGAACTAGACAAAGAAGAAAAGGCAAATCAAGCACGTCGAATTAAAGAAATGAATCTATAGCTAAAAGAGGCGGTACGCATCATGCGTACCGCCTCTTCAATTGCTTATATTAACTTTTTAGATACTGAGTTGAATTACTTACTATTATTAGAATAATTGTTTATCTTCAGGGAAGACATCGTCACCTAATGCGCTTTGAGCAAGTACGTTTAGATAATTCCATGGACGATCAAAATCAGGTTGGAAGAAGAAATCGACTAATGCAAGATCTTCTAATGTCCATCCAGCATTGACCGCTACTGAAATTGTATTAATGGATTCTACTAAATCTTCTGTGCTCATGATTTGTCCGCCTAAAATACGATGAGTATCTTCATCATAAATGATTTTAAGATGTACTTTTGTATCATCTTGTCTGAATTTAGGACGAACTGGCACTTCGATATATTTTGCACCTAAATTGCCATCATAACTATCTGCTTCTGTTTCATGCACACCTGTTTGTCCAAATTTATAATCGAATAAAGCTAGACCAGATGTACCTGAAACGCGCGGCATTTTCATTTCTTTACCGGCCATATTGCGAGCTGCAACATAACCTTGACGACGTGAGTTTGTTGCAAGAGCAATATAACGTTCTTCATGAATTGGTGCGTAAGGAATTAATGTGGCATCCCCGCTTGCATAAACATCTTCTTCTGATGTTTCTAAACGTTCATTAATTTTGATAATACCTTTCTTACCTAATTCTACTTTGCCATCTAACCAATCTGTAGCAGGATTAACACCAACAGCGAATAATACTGTATCGGCTTCGTATTCACCGCTATCAGTTACAACACCTGTTACATTATTATTGTCATCAGCTTTTAAAGCTTTTACGTTTTCGTTGCCTTTGAATTTTAATCCATGTTCAGCAGAAATTTTTTCTAAGATATCAGTGAATTCTTTGTCTAGATAAGTTTTGATAATGCGGTCGCCATCATCCATAATTGTTGTATCAATTCCGGCTTTAGTAAATGCTTCTGCAGCTTCAATGCCGATATAACCGCCGCCAACTACAATGGCTTTTTTAGCATTTTGCATACGTTCTTTAATTTTACCTGCCCATTCTTCGCCGCGCATAAATAATACATTGTTATAATCATTTATACCGTCGATTGGAGGTTCATTTGGGACGCCGCCTGGGCTTAAGAATAACTTATCATAAGAAACTTCGGATTGATTACCATCTTTTTCAACAGTCACTGTTTTATTTTTGGTATCTAAATCTGTCACTGTTGTTTCTAAATGCAAGTTTACGCCTTGGCTTTTAAGCGACTCAGCATCTGCATAATGCAATGATTGTAATGAAGGTGCGATGTCTTCTAAATAGCTTTGAATACCGCAAGATAAGAATGACGGAGAAGATGCACTTTCAAACACTTCGATTTGTGCTTCTGGATCTGAAATTAATAATGTTTGAATTGCAGCATAACCTGCATGTGATGTTCCGACTACAACGTATTTCATAATAATTTAGTTCCTCCTTATGATGAGGATAATGCTTCTCATCTTTATATATTTTGAAAAGTCTTTTGAAATATAAACTTTTGAATGCCTACTCACATCTATACATCTACCACAAATAACAGGTTTTATTCAGTTGAGAGGGGAATACTAAAAGTGTTGATAAAATTGTCAAAATTAAATTCATGATTAGTTTGTAATAGTTGAAATTACAAACGGTAGAGAATATACTTTATTTGTAAAATTAAATATTACAAATGAAAAATTGGAGGAATGAGTTATGAGTAATAATGTAATCATTGTAGGCGGAAACGGATTTGTAGGTAGAGAAATCACAATGCAATGGGCAAATAGATTCCCGGAAGCTGATATTTATATTACAAGTCGCGGCGATAGAAAAGAAATTCAGGGTGCACATTTACACCATGTACAAGTCGATGTAAATAATGCTCAAAGTTTTGAAAGTGCTTTATATGGTGATGAAGTAGATTACATCATTACATTAACTTATGGCAGTCAAGATGCTGTAAAAACAGTTAGAGACTTCGCAGAAAAACATAACTTGAAAGCTATTGGAAACGTTGGTATCCAAGATTTCGGTATTCCAGAAATGGCAGATTTTGTAAGTATGAAACAAGATGAATTGAAAACATTACAAGAAGGACCAGTACGTGTTGCAAACTATGATGCTACTGTCATTTGGAGTAAAAACCGTAATGATGACATAGGTAAAGGTATTAAAGCTGGGGACTTCGATGAAATGCCTCCAGTAAGCGTAGAAATTGTAGCAGAGCAAGTGATTGATCGTACTACAAAAGCTTGGAGATCATAAAGAAATTAAGATTAACGTGTCGATTTTTAGTTAAATGATTTTTTAATAAAGGATTATTTGCTGTTAATGACAGCACATCAAGGAACATCACAATATACAATTTTAAAATCATGGGAACCTTACTATTAGTGTTCTTCGCAAATTGTAGTTTGTAATGTTTGTTGCTGCAATTAAAAGCGAAAGGAGCGAGTAGCATGCGTGTAAGTACTCAATTCCCCATAGCGGTCCATGCATTGCTCATGATTGCCTATTTTCCTAATATACGTGTCACGAGTGATATGGTTGCAGAGAGTGTCGGTAAAAATCCTGTGATTATTAGAAATGTATATAAAAAATTAAAAGATGCAGATTTATTGACCGTTCAACGCGGTGTCGGTACAACAGAATTAATACGTCCTGCTAGTAAAATTACATTATGGGATATTTACAAAGCTGTGGAAACGGATCAGATAGATGAAATCTTTAAATTTCCAGAGACTTTATCTGGTGTATGTACTGTTGGTGGATCTATACGGGAACTACTGACGATTCATTTGCAGGAGGCAATTGATGAATTGAAAAATGCCTTATCCAAGACGACTGTTGAAGAATTACGCTTTGAAATCGAAGCACATAATGAAAAAGAAATCGATTTTCCAGCTATTGTTGAATGGTATAAGAAAAACAACTTTGATACGAGTTTTGAAGATTTGGATAAAGATACAATAGAAGAATAGATTTTTAAGGCTGATTAGGCGTGGAGATAGATTGACTGTCTCCGCGCTTTTTTAGCAGTATTTACAAGTTATTTTGCAGCAAATTGCAATGTTGTGCTGTAAGACGCATAATAAAGTTAAGCAAAGAATGAAGGGGTGGGATTATATGGCTGAGATGGTAGCAGAGTTAGAACATGCCCGTAAAGTATTCGGCAAACAGGTTGTATTAGAAGACATTTCTTTAGAGTTGGAAAAAGGTCAAATACTTGGACTGATTGGACCGAGTGGCTCGGGTAAAACAACTGCGATTAAATGCTTGTTAGGAATGGAAAAATTAGATGCAGGTGAAGCATTGATCTATGATAAAAAGATGCCGAATCGTAAAGTTTTGAATCGAATTGGTTACATGGGTCAAACTTTAGCGTTATATGAAAATCTAAGTGCAAAAGAAAATTTAACGTTTTTTGGTAATTTAAAAGGGCTGTCTGGAAAAAAATTGGATTCAGAAATCGAACGTTATATGAGGTTAGTTAATTTAGAAGGTAAGTTGAAAGATATTGTAAATACGTTTTCTGGAGGGATGAAACGTCGTTTATCTTTAGCGATTACCTTACTAGCGCATCCAGATTTATTAATCTTAGATGAGCCTACAGTTGGAATCGACCCAAGTTTAAGACAATCGATTTGGCGAGAGTTGCGTCATTTGTCTGAAGAAGGTCAAACTATTTTGATGACGACACATGTTATGGATGAAGCAGAACGTTGTGATAAAGTCGGTTTATTAGTGGATGGTCATATTTTTGCTTTAGGTACACCTGATGAATTAAAACAAAGATTCGATGCTGATAGTATTGAAGAAGTTTTCTTAAAAGCGGAGGAGGCGAAGGATAATGAGATTTAAAGCAATTTTAGTACGAGTTATTACGGATTTATTCAGAGATAAACGTACATTGGCATTAATGTTTATTGTTCCTTTGCTGATTTTAACGATTATGTATTTCTTGTTTAATAGTGATACAGATGAACATATGAAGATAGGATTTTCAAATGACGTACCTAATAGCGTAGTGAAAGCTTTACCTGATGATAAAACTGATACATCTACATATAAAAACGTAGATTCTGTAAAATCTCTGATAGAAAGACATAATTTAGATGCTTTTGTAGAGAAGAAAGGTGACAAATTAGAAGTCACATATACCAATGAAGACCCCAGTAAAACAAATGCTGTAAAGCAGATGATTGGTGGAGCACTTCAGAAAAATAAAATGCAAGGTATTCTGAAACAAGTAAATACTATGAAAGCACAAATGGAGAAAATGCCTGGAAGTGATAAAGGTGCTGGAATAGGAAAAGTAGATGAAGGTTTATCATTGAAGTCTCATTATTTATATGGAAATGCGGATAGTACTTATTTTGATAAAATGTTCCCGATTTTAATGGGATTCTTTGTGTTCTTGTTTGTTTTCTTGATTTCTGGGATTGCCTTGTTGAGAGAAAGGACATCAGGAACGTTAGAACGTGTTTTAGCAACTTCTATTAAACGAAGTGAAATTGTATTTGGATACTTAGTGGGTTACGGTATCTTTGCTGTTTTACAAACCTTGATTATCGTTTTGTTTTCAATTTATTTATTGAAAGTGGAAATGGCAGGTAATCTTGGTTGGGTACTGTTAATTAACATATTAGTTGCTTTTGCTGCCTTAGCAATGGGATTATTTATTTCTACTTTTGCTAATTCAGAGTTTCAGATGTTGCAATTCATTCCTGTGATCGTGGTACCTCAAGTTTTATTCTCAGGTATTATTCCATTAGATAATGTAAATCGTTGGATAGCAAGTATCGGTTACTTATTCCCGCTCCGTTATGCAGGAGATGCATTGACAAAGATAATGGTAAAAGCAGAAGGAATTGGATATTTCTGGTTTGATGTTTGTATTTTATTAGTGTTTATTATAGTGTTTACAATTTTGAACATTGTAGGATTAAAACGCTATCGTAAAGTTTAAATGTAGGTTGAAAAGCGGACTTCGGTCCGTTTTTTAATTTGCGTTAAAACACATTTTTTTATGAGTAAATATGTATTTATGCTTATATCACTCTATATAAATAGTATTTATTCTGACATAAAAAATTACTGAGTATAAGAATGTTTTTAGATTTTAAAGTAAATCGAATTTAGAAATGTTAATTTACTCATCTAATTGCATTTGATTCATTGACAACGCTTTCATGATATTCTAAAGTTTATGTAAACGATTGTATAGTTGTAT
It encodes:
- a CDS encoding NAD-dependent epimerase/dehydratase family protein — its product is MSNNVIIVGGNGFVGREITMQWANRFPEADIYITSRGDRKEIQGAHLHHVQVDVNNAQSFESALYGDEVDYIITLTYGSQDAVKTVRDFAEKHNLKAIGNVGIQDFGIPEMADFVSMKQDELKTLQEGPVRVANYDATVIWSKNRNDDIGKGIKAGDFDEMPPVSVEIVAEQVIDRTTKAWRS
- a CDS encoding Rrf2 family transcriptional regulator, producing the protein MRVSTQFPIAVHALLMIAYFPNIRVTSDMVAESVGKNPVIIRNVYKKLKDADLLTVQRGVGTTELIRPASKITLWDIYKAVETDQIDEIFKFPETLSGVCTVGGSIRELLTIHLQEAIDELKNALSKTTVEELRFEIEAHNEKEIDFPAIVEWYKKNNFDTSFEDLDKDTIEE
- a CDS encoding ABC transporter ATP-binding protein, producing the protein MAEMVAELEHARKVFGKQVVLEDISLELEKGQILGLIGPSGSGKTTAIKCLLGMEKLDAGEALIYDKKMPNRKVLNRIGYMGQTLALYENLSAKENLTFFGNLKGLSGKKLDSEIERYMRLVNLEGKLKDIVNTFSGGMKRRLSLAITLLAHPDLLILDEPTVGIDPSLRQSIWRELRHLSEEGQTILMTTHVMDEAERCDKVGLLVDGHIFALGTPDELKQRFDADSIEEVFLKAEEAKDNEI
- a CDS encoding ABC transporter permease — encoded protein: MRFKAILVRVITDLFRDKRTLALMFIVPLLILTIMYFLFNSDTDEHMKIGFSNDVPNSVVKALPDDKTDTSTYKNVDSVKSLIERHNLDAFVEKKGDKLEVTYTNEDPSKTNAVKQMIGGALQKNKMQGILKQVNTMKAQMEKMPGSDKGAGIGKVDEGLSLKSHYLYGNADSTYFDKMFPILMGFFVFLFVFLISGIALLRERTSGTLERVLATSIKRSEIVFGYLVGYGIFAVLQTLIIVLFSIYLLKVEMAGNLGWVLLINILVAFAALAMGLFISTFANSEFQMLQFIPVIVVPQVLFSGIIPLDNVNRWIASIGYLFPLRYAGDALTKIMVKAEGIGYFWFDVCILLVFIIVFTILNIVGLKRYRKV